The following coding sequences are from one Coffea arabica cultivar ET-39 chromosome 11e, Coffea Arabica ET-39 HiFi, whole genome shotgun sequence window:
- the LOC113719119 gene encoding flavonol 7-O-beta-glucosyltransferase UGT74F1 isoform X1, producing MENREKQYKAHVLAIPFQTAGHINPMLQLCNKLVRKGLKATLAVTKHTSKVRCPKSDKVQIDIISDGYDEGGFFIVDPVPVSMARFKEVGSQSILELLKKYESLGTPIDFIIYDSQLPFVLDLCKEIGLPAVASFTHQCGVNYIMHQFTHGKLTNPVTEFPVLIPGLPPLEHQDLPYFGSNIPYQFAHICTQFSNVNQADYVLVNTFYELEKEVVDEFSKHLPVLTVGPTVPTFYLDRRVVDDKEYGIAPADNDPSICLNWLNSKPARSVIYASLSSIRSASFGEKQLEELALALKNSNYYFLWGVKHFEAEKLPKNFKEEASDTGLLVPWTPQLEVLSSEAVGCILSHCGWNSTLEAISLGVPIVAMPQFLDQQPNAKFIQDVWKVGIRVKHDRNGLATREEIGRCIKEVMEGETGKEIKENAMKFSNLAKAAVSEGGSSDANLNYFVGIIAEISPEISNICTDLPYQF from the exons ATGGAAAACAGAGAGAAACAGTACAAAGCTCATGTTTTGGCTATTCCATTTCAAACTGCGGGCCACATAAATCCTATGCTTCAGTTATGTAATAAACTCGTACGTAAAGGGCTGAAAGCCACACTAGCCGTCACCAAACACACCTCCAAAGTTAGGTGTCCAAAATCGGACAAAGTCCAGATTGACATAATATCCGATGGCTATGATGAAGGTGGCTTCTTCATAGTTGACCCTGTCCCAGTCTCCATGGCTCGCTTTAAAGAAGTTGGCTCACAATCAATTCTTGAACTCCTGAAGAAGTATGAATCCTTAGGGACTCCAATTGATTTCATCATCTATGATTCACAGCTACCTTTTGTGCTTGATCTTTGTAAAGAAATTGGTTTACCTGCAGTGGCTTCCTTCACTCATCAATGTGGTGTAAACTACATAATGCACCAGTTCACTCATGGAAAGCTGACTAATCCAGTCACAGAGTTTCCAGTCTTGATTCCAGGATTGCCACCACTTGAACATCAAGATCTTCCTTATTTTGGCAGTAATATACCATATCAGTTTGCACACATATGTACGCAGTTCTCAAATGTAAACCAGGCGGATTATGTTCTTGTCAACACATTTTATGAGCTGGAAAAGGAG GTGGTGGATGAATTTTCCAAACACTTGCCAGTTCTGACAGTAGGGCCAACAGTTCCCACTTTCTACCTGGATAGGAGAGTTGTAGATGACAAAGAATATGGAATCGCTCCAGCAGACAATGACCCCTCAATATGTTTAAATTGGCTAAATAGCAAACCAGCCAGGTCAGTTATTTACGCATCGTTAAGTAGTATAAGGTCTGCCAGTTTTGGCGAAAAGCAATTAGAGGAACTTGCTTTGGCTTTGAAGAACAGCAACTACTACTTCTTATGGGGTGTCAAACATTTTGAGGCTGAAAAGTtgccaaaaaattttaaagaagaaGCATCTGATACAGGCCTTCTCGTCCCATGGACTCCGCAATTGGAAGTACTTTCGAGCGAGGCTGTGGGGTGCATTCTCTCACATTGTGGTTGGAACTCAACACTTGAAGCTATAAGCCTAGGAGTGCCAATAGTGGCAATGCCACAATTTTTAGATCAACAACCAAATGCTAAGTTTATCCAGGATGTTTGGAAGGTGGGGATCAGAGTGAAGCATGATAGGAATGGACTTGCAACAAGGGAAGAAATTGGACGATGCATCAAGGAGGTAATGGAAGGAGAGACGGgaaaagaaataaaggaaaatgCTATGAAGTTTTCCAATTTGGCTAAAGCGGCAGTTAGTGAGGGTGGAAGTTCAGATGCAAATCTCAATTACTTTGTAGGAATAATTGCAGAAatctcccctgagatttctaacatttgcactgacctcccctatcaATTTTGA
- the LOC113719119 gene encoding flavonol 7-O-beta-glucosyltransferase UGT74F1 isoform X2, which translates to MENREKQYKAHVLAIPFQTAGHINPMLQLCNKLVRKGLKATLAVTKHTSKVRCPKSDKVQIDIISDGYDEGGFFIVDPVPVSMARFKEVGSQSILELLKKYESLGTPIDFIIYDSQLPFVLDLCKEIGLPAVASFTHQCGVNYIMHQFTHGKLTNPVTEFPVLIPGLPPLEHQDLPYFGSNIPYQFAHICTQFSNVNQADYVLVNTFYELEKEVVDEFSKHLPVLTVGPTVPTFYLDRRVVDDKEYGIAPADNDPSICLNWLNSKPARSVIYASLSSIRSASFGEKQLEELALALKNSNYYFLWGVKHFEAEKLPKNFKEEASDTGLLVPWTPQLEVLSSEAVGCILSHCGWNSTLEAISLGVPIVAMPQFLDQQPNAKFIQDVWKVGIRVKHDRNGLATREEIGRCIKEVMEGETGKEIKENAMKFSNLAKAAVSEGGSSDANLNYFVSKMTSSS; encoded by the exons ATGGAAAACAGAGAGAAACAGTACAAAGCTCATGTTTTGGCTATTCCATTTCAAACTGCGGGCCACATAAATCCTATGCTTCAGTTATGTAATAAACTCGTACGTAAAGGGCTGAAAGCCACACTAGCCGTCACCAAACACACCTCCAAAGTTAGGTGTCCAAAATCGGACAAAGTCCAGATTGACATAATATCCGATGGCTATGATGAAGGTGGCTTCTTCATAGTTGACCCTGTCCCAGTCTCCATGGCTCGCTTTAAAGAAGTTGGCTCACAATCAATTCTTGAACTCCTGAAGAAGTATGAATCCTTAGGGACTCCAATTGATTTCATCATCTATGATTCACAGCTACCTTTTGTGCTTGATCTTTGTAAAGAAATTGGTTTACCTGCAGTGGCTTCCTTCACTCATCAATGTGGTGTAAACTACATAATGCACCAGTTCACTCATGGAAAGCTGACTAATCCAGTCACAGAGTTTCCAGTCTTGATTCCAGGATTGCCACCACTTGAACATCAAGATCTTCCTTATTTTGGCAGTAATATACCATATCAGTTTGCACACATATGTACGCAGTTCTCAAATGTAAACCAGGCGGATTATGTTCTTGTCAACACATTTTATGAGCTGGAAAAGGAG GTGGTGGATGAATTTTCCAAACACTTGCCAGTTCTGACAGTAGGGCCAACAGTTCCCACTTTCTACCTGGATAGGAGAGTTGTAGATGACAAAGAATATGGAATCGCTCCAGCAGACAATGACCCCTCAATATGTTTAAATTGGCTAAATAGCAAACCAGCCAGGTCAGTTATTTACGCATCGTTAAGTAGTATAAGGTCTGCCAGTTTTGGCGAAAAGCAATTAGAGGAACTTGCTTTGGCTTTGAAGAACAGCAACTACTACTTCTTATGGGGTGTCAAACATTTTGAGGCTGAAAAGTtgccaaaaaattttaaagaagaaGCATCTGATACAGGCCTTCTCGTCCCATGGACTCCGCAATTGGAAGTACTTTCGAGCGAGGCTGTGGGGTGCATTCTCTCACATTGTGGTTGGAACTCAACACTTGAAGCTATAAGCCTAGGAGTGCCAATAGTGGCAATGCCACAATTTTTAGATCAACAACCAAATGCTAAGTTTATCCAGGATGTTTGGAAGGTGGGGATCAGAGTGAAGCATGATAGGAATGGACTTGCAACAAGGGAAGAAATTGGACGATGCATCAAGGAGGTAATGGAAGGAGAGACGGgaaaagaaataaaggaaaatgCTATGAAGTTTTCCAATTTGGCTAAAGCGGCAGTTAGTGAGGGTGGAAGTTCAGATGCAAATCTCAAT tactTTGTAAGCAAGATGACGAGTTCCTCTTGA
- the LOC113719119 gene encoding mogroside I-E synthase isoform X3 yields the protein MASFTHQCGVNYIMHQFTHGKLTNPVTEFPVLIPGLPPLEHQDLPYFGSNIPYQFAHICTQFSNVNQADYVLVNTFYELEKEVVDEFSKHLPVLTVGPTVPTFYLDRRVVDDKEYGIAPADNDPSICLNWLNSKPARSVIYASLSSIRSASFGEKQLEELALALKNSNYYFLWGVKHFEAEKLPKNFKEEASDTGLLVPWTPQLEVLSSEAVGCILSHCGWNSTLEAISLGVPIVAMPQFLDQQPNAKFIQDVWKVGIRVKHDRNGLATREEIGRCIKEVMEGETGKEIKENAMKFSNLAKAAVSEGGSSDANLNYFVGIIAEISPEISNICTDLPYQF from the exons A TGGCTTCCTTCACTCATCAATGTGGTGTAAACTACATAATGCACCAGTTCACTCATGGAAAGCTGACTAATCCAGTCACAGAGTTTCCAGTCTTGATTCCAGGATTGCCACCACTTGAACATCAAGATCTTCCTTATTTTGGCAGTAATATACCATATCAGTTTGCACACATATGTACGCAGTTCTCAAATGTAAACCAGGCGGATTATGTTCTTGTCAACACATTTTATGAGCTGGAAAAGGAG GTGGTGGATGAATTTTCCAAACACTTGCCAGTTCTGACAGTAGGGCCAACAGTTCCCACTTTCTACCTGGATAGGAGAGTTGTAGATGACAAAGAATATGGAATCGCTCCAGCAGACAATGACCCCTCAATATGTTTAAATTGGCTAAATAGCAAACCAGCCAGGTCAGTTATTTACGCATCGTTAAGTAGTATAAGGTCTGCCAGTTTTGGCGAAAAGCAATTAGAGGAACTTGCTTTGGCTTTGAAGAACAGCAACTACTACTTCTTATGGGGTGTCAAACATTTTGAGGCTGAAAAGTtgccaaaaaattttaaagaagaaGCATCTGATACAGGCCTTCTCGTCCCATGGACTCCGCAATTGGAAGTACTTTCGAGCGAGGCTGTGGGGTGCATTCTCTCACATTGTGGTTGGAACTCAACACTTGAAGCTATAAGCCTAGGAGTGCCAATAGTGGCAATGCCACAATTTTTAGATCAACAACCAAATGCTAAGTTTATCCAGGATGTTTGGAAGGTGGGGATCAGAGTGAAGCATGATAGGAATGGACTTGCAACAAGGGAAGAAATTGGACGATGCATCAAGGAGGTAATGGAAGGAGAGACGGgaaaagaaataaaggaaaatgCTATGAAGTTTTCCAATTTGGCTAAAGCGGCAGTTAGTGAGGGTGGAAGTTCAGATGCAAATCTCAATTACTTTGTAGGAATAATTGCAGAAatctcccctgagatttctaacatttgcactgacctcccctatcaATTTTGA
- the LOC140003895 gene encoding UDP-glycosyltransferase 74C1-like isoform X2 translates to MASFTHQCGVNYIMHQFSHGKLTNPVTEFPVLIPGLPPLEHQDLPYFGSNIPYHFAYVCTQFSNVNQADYVLVNTFYELEKKVVDEFSKHLPVLTVGPTVPTFYLDRRVVDDKEYGIASADNDPSTCLNWLNSKPARSVIYASLSSVRSASFGEKQLEELALALKNSNYYFLWGVKHFEAEKLPKNFKEEASDTGLLVPWTPQLEVLSSEAVGCILSHCGWNSTLEAISLGVPIVAMPQFIDQQPNAKFIQDVWKVGIRVKHDSNGLATREEIGRCIKEVMEGETGKEIKENAMKFSNLAKAAVSEGGSSDTNLNYFVSKMTSSS, encoded by the exons A TGGCTTCCTTCACTCATCAATGTGGTGTAAACTACATAATGCACCAGTTTTCTCATGGAAAGCTGACTAATCCAGTCACTGAGTTTCCAGTCTTGATTCCAGGATTGCCGCCACTTGAACATCAAGATCTTCCTTATTTTGGCAGTAATATACCATATCATTTTGCATACGTATGTACGCAGTTCTCAAATGTAAATCAGGCGGATTATGTCCTTGTCAACACATTTTATGAGCTGGAAAAGAAG GTGGTGGATGAATTTTCCAAACACTTGCCAGTTCTGACAGTAGGGCCAACAGTTCCCACTTTCTACCTGGACAGGAGAGTTGTAGATGACAAAGAATATGGAATCGCTTCAGCAGACAATGACCCCTCAACATGTTTAAATTGGCTAAATAGCAAACCAGCCAGGTCAGTTATTTACGCATCGTTAAGTAGCGTGAGGTCTGCCAGTTTCGGCGAAAAGCAATTAGAGGAACTTGCTTTGGCTTTGAAGAACAGCAACTACTACTTCTTATGGGGTGTCAAACATTTTGAGGCTGAAAAGTTgccaaaaaatttcaaagaagAAGCATCTGATACAGGCCTTCTCGTCCCATGGACTCCGCAATTGGAAGTACTTTCGAGCGAGGCTGTGGGGTGCATTCTCTCACATTGTGGTTGGAACTCAACACTTGAAGCTATAAGCCTAGGAGTGCCAATAGTGGCAATGCCACAATTTATAGATCAACAACCAAATGCTAAGTTTATCCAGGATGTTTGGAAGGTGGGGATCAGAGTGAAGCATGATAGCAATGGACTTGCAACACGGGAAGAAATTGGACGATGCATTAAGGAGGTAATGGAAGGAGAGACAGgaaaagaaataaaggaaaatgCTATGAAGTTTTCCAATTTGGCTAAAGCGGCAGTTAGTGAGGGTGGAAGTTCAGATACAAATCTCAATTACTTTGTAAGCAAGATGACGAGTTCCTCTTGA
- the LOC113718396 gene encoding flavonol 7-O-beta-glucosyltransferase UGT74F1-like — translation MENREKDYKAHVLAIPFQSPGHINPMLQLRKKFIRKGLKATLAITKFTSNVMYTKSDIVQIDIISDGYDEGGFFVADPVPISMARFKEVGSRSIIELMTKYESLGTPIDFIVYDSLLPFVLEFCKEVGLPGVAFLTQQCGVNYIMHQFYHGKLSNPVSEFPISIQGLPPIESADLPYFELEKEVTILRCFVFLLLTTAKFSSLTINWYS, via the coding sequence ATGGAAAACAGGGAGAAAGACTACAAAGCTCATGTTTTGGCTATTCCATTTCAAAGTCCGGGCCACATAAATCCTATGCTTCAGTTACGTAAGAAATTCATACGTAAAGGTCTGAAAGCCACACTAGCCATCACCAAATTCACCTCCAACGTTATGTATACAAAATCAGACATAGTCCAGATTGACATAATATCAGATGGCTATGATGAAGGTGGCTTCTTTGTCGCTGACCCTGTCCCAATCTCCATGGCTCGCTTTAAAGAAGTTGGCTCACGATCAATCATTGAACTCATGACGAAGTATGAATCCTTAGGGACTCCAATTGACTTCATCGTTTATGATTCCTTGCTACCTTTTGTGCTTGAATTCTGTAAAGAAGTTGGTTTACCTGGAGTGGCTTTCTTGACTCAACAATGTGGTGTTAACTACATAATGCACCAGTTTTATCATGGAAAGTTGTCTAATCCGGTGTCTGAGTTTCCAATCTCGATTCAAGGATTGCCGCCAATTGAATCTGCAGATCTTCCTTATTTTGAGCTGGAAAAAGAGGTAACCATTCTTAGATGCTTTGTTTTCTTGTTATTGACCACTGCAAAGTTTAGTTCATTGACAATAAACTGGTACTCATGA
- the LOC113718798 gene encoding UDP-glycosyltransferase 74F2-like produces MENREKDYKAHVLAIPFQSPGHINPMLQLCKKFIRKGLKTTLAITKFTSNVMYTKSDKVQIDIISDGYDEGGFFVADPVPISMARFKEVGSRSIIELMTKYESLGTPIDFIVYDSLLPFVLEFCKEVGLPGVAFLTQQCGVNYIMHQFYHGKLSNPVSEFPISIQGLPPIESADLPYFGSNVPYHFALVAAQFSNITQADCVLVNTYYELEKEVVDEFSKHCPVLTVGPTVPTFYLDRRVVDDKEYGVLSTQNDPSTCLNWLSSKPTRSVIYASLSSVRSASFGEKQLQELALALKNSNYYFLWSVKSFEAEKLPKNFKEETFDRGLLVQWTPQLEVLSSEAVGCILSHCGWNSTLEALSLGMPIVAMPQFADQQPNAKFIQDVWKVGIRVKHDKNGLATKEEIGRCIKEVMEGETGKGIKENATKFSNLAKAAVSEGGSSETNLNYFVSKITSSS; encoded by the exons ATGGAAAACAGGGAGAAAGACTACAAAGCTCATGTTTTGGCTATTCCATTTCAAAGTCCGGGCCACATAAATCCTATGCTTCAGTTATGTAAGAAATTCATACGTAAAGGTCTGAAAACCACACTAGCCATCACCAAATTCACCTCCAACGTTATGTATACAAAATCAGACAAAGTCCAGATTGACATAATATCAGATGGCTATGATGAAGGTGGCTTCTTTGTCGCTGACCCTGTCCCAATCTCCATGGCTCGCTTTAAAGAAGTTGGCTCACGATCAATCATTGAACTCATGACGAAGTATGAATCCTTAGGGACTCCAATTGACTTCATCGTTTATGATTCCCTGCTACCTTTTGTGCTTGAATTCTGTAAAGAAGTTGGTTTACCTGGAGTGGCTTTCTTGACTCAACAATGTGGTGTTAACTACATAATGCACCAGTTTTATCATGGAAAGTTGTCTAATCCGGTGTCTGAGTTTCCAATCTCGATTCAAGGATTGCCGCCAATTGAATCTGCAGATCTTCCTTATTTTGGTAGTAATGTACCATACCATTTTGCATTGGTAGCTGCGCAGTTCTCAAATATAACTCAGGCAGATTGTGTCCTTGTCAACACATACTATGAGCTGGAAAAGGAG GTGGTGGATGAATTTTCCAAACACTGTCCGGTTCTCACAGTAGGACCAACAGTTCCTACTTTCTACCTGGATAGGAGAGTTGTAGATGACAAAGAATATGGAGTCCTTTCAACACAGAATGACCCGTCAACATGTTTAAATTGGCTAAGTAGCAAACCAACCAGGTCAGTTATTTACGCATCGTTAAGTAGTGTGAGGTCTGCCAGTTTTGGCGAAAAGCAATTACAGGAACTTGCTTTGGCTTTGAAGAACAGCAATTACTATTTCTTATGGTCTGTCAAATCTTTTGAGGCTGAAAAGTtgccaaaaaattttaaagaagaaacattTGATAGAGGCCTTCTCGTCCAATGGACTCCGCAATTGGAAGTACTATCGAGTGAGGCAGTAGGATGCATTCTTTCACATTGTGGTTGGAATTCAACACTCGAAGCCCTGAGCCTAGGAATGCCAATAGTGGCAATGCCACAATTTGCAGATCAACAGCCAAATGCTAAGTTTATCCAGGACGTTTGGAAGGTGGGGATTAGAGTGAAGCATGATAAGAATGGACTTGCGACTAAGGAAGAAATTGGACGATGCATTAAGGAAGTAATGGAAGGAGAAACAGGCAAAGGAATAAAGGAAAATGCTACGAAGTTTTCCAATTTGGCTAAAGCGGCAGTTAGTGAAGGTGGAAGTTCAGAGACAAATCTCAATTACTTTGTAAGCAAGATAACGAGTTCCTCTTGA
- the LOC140003895 gene encoding flavonol 7-O-beta-glucosyltransferase UGT74F1-like isoform X1, with product MENREKQYKAHVLAIPFQSAGHINPMLQLCKKLVRKGLKATLAITKFTSKVSFPKSDKVQIDIISDGYDEGGFFFTDPVPISMARFKEVGSQSILELLKKYESLGTPIDFIIYDSLLPFVLDLCKEIGLPAVASFTHQCGVNYIMHQFSHGKLTNPVTEFPVLIPGLPPLEHQDLPYFGSNIPYHFAYVCTQFSNVNQADYVLVNTFYELEKKVVDEFSKHLPVLTVGPTVPTFYLDRRVVDDKEYGIASADNDPSTCLNWLNSKPARSVIYASLSSVRSASFGEKQLEELALALKNSNYYFLWGVKHFEAEKLPKNFKEEASDTGLLVPWTPQLEVLSSEAVGCILSHCGWNSTLEAISLGVPIVAMPQFIDQQPNAKFIQDVWKVGIRVKHDSNGLATREEIGRCIKEVMEGETGKEIKENAMKFSNLAKAAVSEGGSSDTNLNYFVSKMTSSS from the exons ATGGAAAACAGAGAGAAACAGTACAAAGCTCATGTTTTGGCTATTCCATTTCAAAGTGCGGGCCACATAAATCCTATGCTTCAGTTATGTAAGAAACTCGTACGTAAAGGGCTGAAAGCCACACTAGCCATCACCAAATTCACCTCCAAAGTTTCGTTTCCAAAATCAGACAAAGTCCAGATTGACATAATATCAGATGGCTATGATGAAGGTGGCTTCTTTTTCACTGACCCTGTCCCAATCTCCATGGCTCGCTTTAAAGAAGTTGGCTCACAATCAATTCTTGAACTCCTGAAGAAGTATGAATCCTTGGGGACTCCAATTGATTTCATCATCTATGATTCATTGCTACCTTTTGTGCTTGATCTTTGTAAAGAAATTGGTTTACCTGCAGTGGCTTCCTTCACTCATCAATGTGGTGTAAACTACATAATGCACCAGTTTTCTCATGGAAAGCTGACTAATCCAGTCACTGAGTTTCCAGTCTTGATTCCAGGATTGCCGCCACTTGAACATCAAGATCTTCCTTATTTTGGCAGTAATATACCATATCATTTTGCATACGTATGTACGCAGTTCTCAAATGTAAATCAGGCGGATTATGTCCTTGTCAACACATTTTATGAGCTGGAAAAGAAG GTGGTGGATGAATTTTCCAAACACTTGCCAGTTCTGACAGTAGGGCCAACAGTTCCCACTTTCTACCTGGACAGGAGAGTTGTAGATGACAAAGAATATGGAATCGCTTCAGCAGACAATGACCCCTCAACATGTTTAAATTGGCTAAATAGCAAACCAGCCAGGTCAGTTATTTACGCATCGTTAAGTAGCGTGAGGTCTGCCAGTTTCGGCGAAAAGCAATTAGAGGAACTTGCTTTGGCTTTGAAGAACAGCAACTACTACTTCTTATGGGGTGTCAAACATTTTGAGGCTGAAAAGTTgccaaaaaatttcaaagaagAAGCATCTGATACAGGCCTTCTCGTCCCATGGACTCCGCAATTGGAAGTACTTTCGAGCGAGGCTGTGGGGTGCATTCTCTCACATTGTGGTTGGAACTCAACACTTGAAGCTATAAGCCTAGGAGTGCCAATAGTGGCAATGCCACAATTTATAGATCAACAACCAAATGCTAAGTTTATCCAGGATGTTTGGAAGGTGGGGATCAGAGTGAAGCATGATAGCAATGGACTTGCAACACGGGAAGAAATTGGACGATGCATTAAGGAGGTAATGGAAGGAGAGACAGgaaaagaaataaaggaaaatgCTATGAAGTTTTCCAATTTGGCTAAAGCGGCAGTTAGTGAGGGTGGAAGTTCAGATACAAATCTCAATTACTTTGTAAGCAAGATGACGAGTTCCTCTTGA